The following is a genomic window from Meriones unguiculatus strain TT.TT164.6M chromosome 7, Bangor_MerUng_6.1, whole genome shotgun sequence.
TTGTCAGAAACCTATGCGCCAGCCTGTCGGCGTTCGGGActgttctggggtttttgttcttttaaggaGGTCGCTTAGCCAGAGCCGGCCTTGGGCATTATGTAGCGGAGGATGAGgagcttctgaccctcctgcttccagATCCTGCTGGATGCTGGAGGGGCAGCACCGCTCCTGGCCAGTGTGCCAGTCAACGTTCACACCTTTACGGGAGAGCGGAAGTGGGACTGactgtcctctaaagcctatggTTTAAACTACCGTCTCACAAGGCAGCTGGGACTGAGCCCCACCAGGAACCCAGCAAGTGTAAGGCCGAAGCAGGGGGATTGCcctaagttccaggtcagcccgAGCTCAGTATGGAGAGCCTGCCTCAGAAGAGACGGATCCTGGGGGCGTAGCTGACGGCCTGGCACGGGTGAGGCCCTGCTCAGTGCCTGGTCTTTGGAAAGGGGGTCGGGGGCTGGGATGACCAACAGAAGCCGGGGCTACACCATGCAGGTCCCCAGCAGCAGTCGGTATGAAGGACACGGGTGACCTGCTCTTTTGGGTCAGTTTCGATACCGGGTTTGAATTCCGGACACGGCTTATAGCAACTGGAGGCGTCCAGGGCTAGGACGTGCACGCGGAAGAAAAAGCCGTCGGGAGTGATGTACAGGCGGCTCATCTTGTACAAGCCGTCGGGGTCCACCAGCAGGGTCACCAGCCGCATGCCCGCGCCCAGCAGGTCCACGTCGTGCACGATTCCGTTCACGGCTgctttggaaaaaattaaaaacaaaacgaaacaaacggGATTTGGAGAAAAGCCCTTCCAAGCAGCGCCGGGGTGGGGACGGCGCGCGGGTTCCCGGAGGGCGCGGCGCGCTCACCGAACTCGCTGGCGCAGAAGGCCTCGCGCTCGTCCGCGTCCGCGCCGCAGGCGCGCGCGCACGACTGGGGCTCGGGCTCCGGCTCCCCGTCTCCGGGCGGCGGCGCCCCTGGGCTTCCGGAGGGCGGCGCGGCGGCGCGCGGCCGGTTCGGGTGGGCGGGGCCGGCGGCGCGCGCGCCCGGGGGGCGCTGGGCCCGGGGGCGCGCGAGCCGCGGGGAGTCCTCGGGCGGGGACGCGCGGTTCTCCGCCTGGGCGAGGCGCGGGCCCGGGAGCCCCGCGGGCGCGGGCGCGCGCGCGACGTCCCGGAAGCCGGCCCGGTTGTCGGCCTGCGGCGCTGGCTTCCGGCGCCGGGGGTCGGGCCAGGCGCGCGGCCCCGCATAGGCGGCGCGCGGGCGGCGCGCGAACTCGGGCAGCGGCTGCGCGCGCGGCCCCGGCGTCTCCCGGGCGTCGTGCTTTCggtgcggcggcggcggcggggctgCGGGAGAGAGCCAGGCGGTGAGCCCGGGGGAGGCGAGCAGTGGCACCTCGCAGCGAGCGCCTGCCCGGGCCCTGCAGGAGTGGAGCAGCGCCTGCAGCAGGAGGCTGGccgtgagttctaggtcagcctgggctgcggTGTCGCCCTCTCCTCACAACAAACAAATCCATCCAAGAGTGGTGCTAAGAGGCCTAGGGCACACTTCTATTAAGGAGCTTTGCTAAATCTATAGCTTTTCAAATTACAGTCTTCTCACTCGTTCTAGAGCCAAACACTTTGGGTAACATGGCTTACACTTCTTTACCCCTCGGCACATCGCATACAAACGTGCACTCGCGTGTGCCTTTTTGCTATTTACAGTTTGTTGGAAAAAGTGCCAAGAGCAAGCCCCAAGGGGAAACGTCTAGAGTTACGGGTTTCTCCTAATTGTTTCAGCGCTCCTGACAACAGAACTATTTGGTTTTCCCATCCGTGTTTACACTGTCATCTTGGTCTCCGCGGCTTTAAACATTTGT
Proteins encoded in this region:
- the C7H17orf58 gene encoding UPF0450 protein C17orf58 homolog isoform X1, with protein sequence MMFSWPTDPSPDHTADPPRKEGEIPATRFCFNARGALSTKMTARALWLLCLIAGWSPEAPVAERKAPPPPPHRKHDARETPGPRAQPLPEFARRPRAAYAGPRAWPDPRRRKPAPQADNRAGFRDVARAPAPAGLPGPRLAQAENRASPPEDSPRLARPRAQRPPGARAAGPAHPNRPRAAAPPSGSPGAPPPGDGEPEPEPQSCARACGADADEREAFCASEFAAVNGIVHDVDLLGAGMRLVTLLVDPDGLYKMSRLYITPDGFFFRVHVLALDASSCYKPCPEFKPGSRYIVMGHIYHKRRQLPTALLQALRGRLRPGDGLLTGGSSYVKRFNRKREWQVRGATHAQCI
- the C7H17orf58 gene encoding UPF0450 protein C17orf58 homolog isoform X2, yielding MMFSWPTDPSPDHTADPPRKEGEIPATRFCFNARGALSTKMTARALWLLCLIAGWSPEAPVAERKAPPPPPHRKHDARETPGPRAQPLPEFARRPRAAYAGPRAWPDPRRRKPAPQADNRAGFRDVARAPAPAGLPGPRLAQAENRASPPEDSPRLARPRAQRPPGARAAGPAHPNRPRAAAPPSGSPGAPPPGDGEPEPEPQSCARACGADADEREAFCASEFAVNGIVHDVDLLGAGMRLVTLLVDPDGLYKMSRLYITPDGFFFRVHVLALDASSCYKPCPEFKPGSRYIVMGHIYHKRRQLPTALLQALRGRLRPGDGLLTGGSSYVKRFNRKREWQVRGATHAQCI